Proteins co-encoded in one Pelodiscus sinensis isolate JC-2024 chromosome 7, ASM4963464v1, whole genome shotgun sequence genomic window:
- the LOC142830249 gene encoding uncharacterized protein LOC142830249 produces MAAPGGQPPSPGAGEEAPRELETLLDLWEEEEGLHDLQSHRWNADVYSRLARNLAQQGHPSRNCEQVQSKVKELRLAYVRASEGRGAGPDACPYFERLNSFLGQPAPQAPAVPVDTCQHPPINRPTEQEEGEDSGGASGEEASVATQQAPSSSSSEAGEEPTAGPSTRPATPAAAAPPAAQARRPRLRHRDQLLRRHITAVEGIQTSIAECVQGDQDWRQEGWAAFLEECRGMRTTMGTLTAHLVHAIHYGMAGPHAPVIPPGAQPMPPPIPAPLPAPAPLPAPAPAPAPAPAPDPTPDPTRAPTHAPTRGHLTVQPAPTWSAQHGQGRPRRGAYRGHPSQ; encoded by the exons atggcagctccgggtggaCAGCCACCatcacccggggcaggggaggaagcccccagggagctggagaccctcctggacttgtgggaggaggaggagggtctccatgacctgcagtcccACCGCTGGAACGCAGACGTATACAGCCGTCTGGcacggaacctggcccagcaaggacaccccagccgcaactgcgagcaggtgcagtcgaaggtgaaggagctgcggctggcgTACGTGCGGGcctcggaggggaggggagcaggacccgatgcctgcccctattttgagcggctgaactcatttctgggccagccagccccacaagccccagctgtccctgtggacacctgccagcacccccccatcaaccgtcccaccgagcaggaggagggagaggacagtggcGGCGCgtcaggagaggaggccagcgttgccacccagcaggccccctccagcagctcctctgaggctggggaggaacccactg cgggacccagcaccagacctgcgactccagcagcagcggcacccccagctgcccaagcccggaggccgaggctccgacaccgggaccagctgctccGCCGTCACATCACtgcggtggaggggatccagacctccattgcggagtgtgtgcagggggaccaggactggcggcaggagggatgggctgccttcctggaggaatgccgagggatgcgcaccacaatgGGCACGCTGACGGCACATTTAGtgcatgccatccactatggcatggccggaccgcatgcccccgtcatccctcccggagcacagcccatgccccctcctatccctgctcctctcccagctcctgctcctctccctgcccctgcccctgcccctgcccctgcccctgctcctgaccctACTCCTGACCCTACTCGTGCCCCTACTCATGCTCCTACTCGTGGCCACCTcaccgtgcagcctgccccgacgtgGTCTGCCCAGCATGGGCAGGGCCGCCCCCGGAGGGGCGCTtacaggggccacccgtcccagtaa